In Sulfuricurvum sp. IAE1, one DNA window encodes the following:
- a CDS encoding glutamine--tRNA ligase/YqeY domain fusion protein, whose amino-acid sequence MNESKDFLRVIVEEDLKAHKYNEVVTRFPPEPNGFPHIGHAKSIAINFGIARDYNGHCNLRMDDTNPTTEDTRYVEALKDAVEWLGFKWEGNVRYTSDYFPQIYAYAVELVKMGKAYVDSLSEEEIREYRGTVTEPGRRSVYAERSVEENLDLLERMKNGEFKDGEHVLRAKIDMSAANMKMRDPLLYRIRHAHHYRTGDAWHIYPMYDFGHCLSDYIEGVSHSICTLEFENNRDIYDWVLDTLGLTSPRPYQHEFARLGINYTVMSKRKLLELVNEGYVNGWDDPRMPTIAGLRRRGYTPESILNFCHQIGIAKANSMVDVAQLEFCIRDDLNTKVPRVMCVLDPLKITIENYEGTEELDASYYPEDVPKEGSRKLPFSREIYIERDDFSENPPAGFYRLTPEQPVRLKHAYIISCKEVIKDADGNITEIIATYHPDSKSGSDTSGIKVKSAIQWVDAHSAKTVEVRLYDRLYACEAPEGVEDLNPDSLKIIKNALIEPAVITEKPDVRFQFERQGYFYADPVDYTDEAPVFNKIVGLKDSWNKKAKADETPAKPERKAPEKKVQVEGEVAPMSEAEQARYKTYTETMKLGNEVANTLARDEKLSAFFEASLSAYNSPVTLANIVSNEVARELKEKEASELKFTPAQIAELVKMIDEEIISNKIAKQVFEEMVTSGENPAQIVEAQGLVQISDPALISPIIDDVMAKNPDNVEKYRAGNTKLFGFFVGQVLKATGGKANPQVVNDLVAQKLQ is encoded by the coding sequence ATGAATGAGAGCAAAGATTTTTTACGTGTCATCGTCGAAGAAGATTTAAAAGCACACAAATATAACGAAGTCGTGACACGCTTCCCCCCTGAGCCTAACGGCTTCCCCCACATCGGACACGCCAAATCGATCGCGATCAACTTCGGGATCGCGCGGGACTACAACGGTCATTGTAACCTGCGAATGGACGATACCAACCCCACGACCGAAGATACCCGCTACGTCGAAGCGCTCAAAGACGCCGTCGAATGGCTGGGATTCAAATGGGAGGGGAACGTCCGCTACACCTCCGATTATTTCCCGCAGATTTATGCGTACGCCGTCGAACTCGTCAAAATGGGCAAAGCCTACGTCGACAGCCTGAGCGAAGAGGAGATCCGAGAGTATCGCGGAACGGTCACCGAACCGGGTCGCCGCAGCGTCTATGCCGAGCGGAGCGTCGAAGAGAACCTCGACCTGCTGGAGCGGATGAAAAACGGCGAGTTCAAAGACGGTGAACACGTTTTGCGTGCCAAAATCGACATGAGCGCGGCGAACATGAAGATGCGCGATCCGCTCCTCTACCGCATCCGTCACGCCCACCACTACCGCACGGGCGATGCATGGCATATCTACCCGATGTACGATTTCGGTCACTGTCTCTCCGACTATATCGAGGGGGTTTCCCACTCGATCTGTACGCTGGAGTTTGAAAACAACCGTGACATCTATGACTGGGTGCTCGATACGCTGGGGCTGACATCACCGCGCCCGTATCAGCACGAGTTCGCGCGTCTGGGGATTAACTACACCGTCATGAGCAAACGAAAGCTCCTCGAACTCGTCAACGAAGGCTACGTGAACGGCTGGGACGATCCTAGGATGCCGACGATCGCAGGGTTGCGCCGACGTGGATATACCCCTGAGTCGATCCTCAATTTCTGTCATCAGATCGGTATCGCCAAAGCCAACTCGATGGTCGATGTCGCACAGCTTGAATTCTGCATCCGTGACGATCTCAATACCAAAGTACCGCGCGTCATGTGTGTCCTCGACCCGCTTAAAATCACCATCGAGAACTATGAGGGCACCGAAGAGCTCGACGCCTCGTATTACCCCGAGGACGTCCCCAAAGAGGGGTCACGCAAACTGCCGTTTTCCCGTGAGATCTACATCGAGCGCGACGATTTTAGCGAGAACCCTCCCGCGGGATTTTACCGCCTGACACCCGAACAGCCGGTGCGCCTCAAACACGCCTATATTATTTCGTGCAAAGAGGTGATCAAAGACGCTGATGGCAACATCACCGAGATTATCGCAACGTACCATCCCGACTCCAAAAGCGGTTCGGACACGAGCGGTATCAAGGTAAAAAGTGCGATCCAATGGGTCGATGCACATAGTGCGAAAACGGTCGAGGTACGACTCTATGACCGTCTCTACGCCTGCGAAGCGCCCGAGGGGGTCGAAGACCTCAATCCTGACTCGCTGAAAATCATCAAAAACGCCCTCATCGAACCGGCCGTCATCACCGAAAAACCCGACGTGCGCTTCCAGTTCGAGCGTCAGGGGTATTTTTACGCCGATCCGGTCGACTACACCGACGAAGCGCCGGTATTCAACAAAATCGTAGGCTTAAAAGACTCGTGGAACAAAAAGGCCAAAGCGGATGAAACCCCGGCCAAACCTGAGCGCAAAGCGCCGGAGAAAAAGGTGCAGGTCGAGGGGGAAGTGGCCCCGATGAGCGAAGCGGAGCAGGCCCGATATAAAACCTATACGGAGACCATGAAACTGGGGAACGAAGTGGCCAACACCCTCGCACGGGATGAGAAACTCTCTGCATTCTTCGAAGCCTCACTCTCCGCGTACAACAGCCCTGTCACATTGGCTAATATTGTCTCCAACGAAGTGGCCCGTGAGCTCAAAGAAAAAGAGGCGAGTGAGCTGAAATTTACCCCCGCGCAGATCGCCGAACTGGTCAAAATGATCGATGAGGAGATCATCTCCAACAAAATCGCCAAACAGGTATTCGAAGAGATGGTTACAAGCGGCGAGAATCCCGCCCAGATCGTCGAAGCGCAGGGACTGGTGCAGATCAGCGACCCCGCGCTCATTTCGCCGATCATCGATGACGTGATGGCGAAAAACCCCGACAATGTCGAAAAGTACAGAGCGGGTAATACCAAACTGTTCGGATTCTTTGTCGGGCAGGTGCTCAAAGCGACCGGAGGAAAAGCCAACCCTCAGGTCGTCAACGACCTCGTAGCGCAGAAGCTGCAATAA